The Campylobacter sp. RM10537 genome has a segment encoding these proteins:
- the lepB gene encoding signal peptidase I: MIFFKKLYRFCQSWTGTVIIVLLVMFFFMQAFVIPSGSMKNTLLIHDFLFVKKFSYGIPTPHIPWLEIPVLPDFNKNGHLIAGSGPKRGDIVVFRYPRDAKQHFVKRCVGVGGDKIVYANKTLYVRMHEGDEFMRSHYPKDLVKLGGKIYVKEPYKEKGIHYDLKKDIESDILAHFAINDFAMSPTYFKELGEQVGFSGGNAYIFEVPKDEYFMMGDNRDYSYDSRFWGSVPYKFIVGKPWFVYFSWDDNKGIVRWERIGRSVDTLENNDVYIHDYDENDTLG; the protein is encoded by the coding sequence ATGATTTTTTTTAAAAAACTTTATAGATTTTGTCAATCTTGGACTGGGACAGTTATTATTGTTCTTTTGGTTATGTTTTTCTTTATGCAAGCTTTTGTAATTCCTAGTGGTTCTATGAAAAATACCTTATTAATACATGATTTTTTATTTGTTAAAAAATTCAGTTATGGTATCCCAACCCCACATATTCCTTGGCTTGAAATTCCTGTTTTACCAGATTTTAATAAAAATGGTCATTTAATCGCTGGGTCAGGGCCAAAAAGAGGGGATATAGTGGTTTTTAGGTATCCTAGGGATGCAAAGCAGCATTTTGTTAAACGTTGTGTTGGGGTAGGGGGAGATAAAATAGTTTATGCAAATAAAACTCTTTATGTAAGAATGCATGAAGGCGATGAATTTATGCGCTCTCATTATCCTAAAGACCTTGTTAAGCTTGGTGGAAAGATTTATGTTAAAGAGCCTTATAAAGAAAAAGGGATTCATTATGATTTAAAAAAAGATATAGAAAGTGATATATTAGCACATTTTGCTATAAATGATTTTGCTATGTCTCCAACCTATTTTAAAGAACTTGGAGAACAAGTAGGTTTTAGCGGAGGAAATGCTTATATTTTTGAAGTCCCTAAGGATGAATATTTTATGATGGGAGATAATAGAGATTATTCTTATGATAGTCGTTTTTGGGGAAGTGTTCCTTATAAATTTATAGTAGGAAAACCTTGGTTTGTGTATTTTTCTTGGGATGATAATAAAGGCATTGTTAGATGGGAAAGAATAGGAAGAAGTGTTGATACTTTAGAAAATAATGATGTTTATATTCATGATTATGATGAAAATGACACTTTAGGTTAA
- a CDS encoding molybdopterin molybdotransferase MoeA — protein MKNLFETLKDIEKEVIPLEEIEIISLENATNRILAKDLYAQKNLPSFDNAALDGYAFNYMDLKEALSIKGVIFAGDSKTYEIGKNECYKIMTGAKMPKNADTILMVEDEYLENNKLIIKKNPKQFNARRLKGEELKQGEFLLKKGTRLNSRHIALLASQGIYKIEVVRKIRIGIFSSGNELKEPWQTCDEENIYNVNALSLMSMLNYCEIQYLGIIKDDFNIIKNTLLKTNFDLLITSGGASMGEADFLEKAFDELNYKAIFKGVKARPARPSKLYKKDKQLALVLPGNPMAAYLSCFIFAKKIINLLNNTFEKSFKISAKMGVDLKIKKGRNNFILGNLENEFFIPFNNNQFGSGMILPLINSEFLLISEEKIEKYHKGDHIELLKL, from the coding sequence ATGAAAAATCTTTTTGAAACTTTAAAAGATATAGAAAAAGAAGTCATACCTTTAGAAGAAATTGAAATTATTAGCTTGGAAAATGCAACAAATCGTATTTTAGCAAAAGATCTTTATGCGCAGAAAAATTTACCTAGTTTTGATAATGCAGCATTAGATGGATATGCCTTTAATTACATGGATTTAAAAGAAGCTTTAAGTATAAAAGGTGTTATTTTTGCAGGCGATAGCAAAACTTATGAAATAGGTAAAAATGAATGTTATAAGATTATGACTGGGGCAAAAATGCCAAAAAATGCTGATACAATTTTGATGGTTGAGGATGAATATTTAGAAAACAATAAACTTATTATTAAAAAAAATCCTAAGCAATTTAATGCAAGACGTCTAAAAGGCGAAGAATTAAAACAAGGTGAATTTTTATTAAAAAAAGGCACAAGGCTAAATTCAAGACATATTGCACTACTTGCTTCTCAAGGAATTTATAAAATCGAAGTTGTGAGAAAAATTCGCATTGGTATTTTTTCAAGTGGCAATGAACTTAAAGAACCTTGGCAAACTTGTGATGAAGAAAATATCTATAATGTTAATGCCTTGTCTTTGATGAGTATGTTAAATTATTGCGAAATTCAGTATCTTGGAATTATAAAAGATGATTTTAATATAATTAAAAATACTCTTTTAAAAACAAATTTTGATCTTTTGATTACTTCTGGTGGTGCGAGCATGGGTGAAGCTGATTTTTTAGAAAAAGCCTTTGATGAATTAAATTATAAGGCTATTTTTAAAGGTGTAAAAGCACGGCCTGCGCGCCCTAGCAAACTTTACAAAAAAGATAAACAATTAGCTTTAGTTTTACCAGGAAATCCTATGGCTGCTTATCTTTCTTGCTTTATTTTTGCTAAAAAAATTATTAATTTGCTTAATAACACTTTTGAAAAATCTTTTAAAATCAGTGCTAAAATGGGTGTTGATTTAAAGATTAAAAAAGGAAGAAATAATTTTATTTTGGGAAATTTAGAAAATGAATTTTTCATACCCTTTAATAATAATCAATTTGGTTCAGGCATGATATTACCTTTAATTAATAGTGAATTTTTACTTATAAGTGAAGAGAAAATAGAAAAATACCATAAAGGAGATCATATAGAACTTTTAAAGCTTTAA
- the murA gene encoding UDP-N-acetylglucosamine 1-carboxyvinyltransferase, whose product MTFLEIKGVDSLEGEVQISGAKNAALPLIASTILAKNEVKISNVPNVADIKTLISLLENLGANTYFQDNTAIINTTTLNQTIAKYDIVRKMRASILTLGPLLSRFGHCEVSLPGGCAIGQRPIDLHLSALEKMGANIEIKQGYVIANGKLKGAEILFDKITVTGSENIIMAAALAKGKTKILNVAKEPEVVQLCEVLANTGLDIKGIESNELEIYGTDGELLNFKEFSVIPDRIEAGTYLCAGAITNSQISLKKVNAEHLGAVLAKLHQMGFKTQIENDNIILFPAKKIEPIEILTSEYPGFPTDMQAQFMALALKAEGTSIIDERLFENRFMHVSELLRMGADIKLNGHIATIVGGKELNAADVMATDLRASSALILAALAAKGTSKVHRIYHLDRGYENLEEKFKALGAKITRLEE is encoded by the coding sequence ATGACTTTTTTGGAAATTAAAGGTGTTGATTCTTTAGAAGGTGAAGTTCAAATTAGCGGCGCTAAAAATGCCGCCCTACCCTTAATCGCTTCTACTATACTTGCTAAAAATGAAGTAAAGATATCCAATGTCCCAAATGTAGCTGATATTAAAACTTTAATATCTCTACTTGAAAATTTAGGCGCAAATACCTATTTTCAAGATAATACAGCAATTATAAATACAACCACTCTTAATCAAACTATCGCTAAATATGATATTGTGCGCAAAATGCGAGCTTCTATACTCACACTAGGTCCCCTACTTTCACGTTTTGGACATTGTGAAGTTTCATTACCTGGAGGTTGTGCTATAGGTCAAAGACCGATCGATTTGCATTTAAGTGCTTTAGAGAAAATGGGTGCAAATATAGAAATTAAACAAGGCTATGTAATTGCAAATGGAAAACTTAAAGGTGCTGAAATTCTTTTTGATAAGATCACTGTCACAGGTAGTGAAAATATTATTATGGCTGCAGCTTTAGCTAAGGGAAAAACTAAAATTTTAAATGTGGCCAAAGAGCCAGAAGTTGTACAGCTTTGCGAAGTATTAGCTAATACAGGATTGGATATTAAAGGCATAGAAAGCAATGAGCTTGAAATTTATGGTACAGATGGAGAGCTTTTAAATTTCAAAGAATTTAGCGTAATTCCAGATAGAATTGAAGCGGGAACTTATCTTTGTGCAGGAGCTATAACAAATTCTCAAATTAGCCTTAAAAAAGTCAATGCAGAACACTTAGGAGCTGTTTTGGCAAAACTCCACCAAATGGGTTTTAAAACTCAAATAGAAAATGATAACATTATCTTATTTCCGGCTAAAAAAATAGAACCTATAGAAATTTTAACTAGTGAATATCCAGGATTTCCAACAGACATGCAAGCACAATTTATGGCTTTGGCTTTAAAAGCAGAAGGAACAAGTATTATTGATGAAAGACTTTTCGAAAATCGTTTTATGCATGTAAGTGAGCTTTTAAGGATGGGTGCAGATATAAAACTTAATGGACATATTGCAACCATAGTTGGCGGCAAAGAACTTAATGCAGCTGATGTTATGGCTACAGATTTACGTGCTTCTTCAGCACTCATACTTGCTGCTCTTGCTGCTAAAGGTACAAGCAAAGTGCATCGAATTTATCACTTGGATCGAGGTTATGAAAATTTAGAAGAAAAATTTAAAGCCTTGGGGGCTAAAATTACAAGGCTTGAAGAATGA
- the fspA gene encoding flagellum-secreted nonflagellar protein FspA: protein MKIDNTLKELSQYTKINTDNTQKEKETKDTQKLDSAVEVTISKEAKEKSSRQLQSKNNQNSNESNSQDDNTDKLAELMQKLAEIQAKIAELTGKMANADKNQLASLQSQVATLIGQSATIQAQIQEIQNQQK from the coding sequence ATGAAAATTGATAATACTCTAAAAGAATTAAGTCAATATACCAAAATAAATACAGATAATACACAAAAAGAAAAAGAAACAAAAGATACGCAAAAGTTAGATTCAGCTGTTGAAGTTACTATTAGCAAAGAGGCAAAAGAAAAATCTAGTAGGCAATTGCAATCTAAAAATAATCAAAATTCCAATGAATCAAATTCTCAAGATGATAATACAGATAAGCTTGCAGAATTGATGCAAAAATTAGCAGAAATACAAGCAAAAATAGCAGAACTTACTGGAAAAATGGCTAATGCTGATAAAAATCAACTTGCAAGTTTGCAAAGTCAAGTTGCAACATTGATTGGTCAATCTGCAACTATTCAGGCACAAATTCAAGAGATTCAAAATCAACAAAAATAA
- a CDS encoding anthranilate synthase component II translates to MKKILFIDNYDSFSYTIIFYLKELGYQCKVIKNDEFKKVKNLDKFDFTHLIISPGPNSPKESKLSLKAIKYFKKSKKILGICLGHQCIAKAFKGEVKKMNNPIHGKTSTLIFKKDPLFKGVKKNIKICQYHSLHISKMPKKCKILAKNSQDIIMAIKHKKYSIYGIQFHPEAILSQQGKKILRNFMKIC, encoded by the coding sequence ATGAAAAAAATTTTATTTATAGATAATTATGATTCTTTTAGTTATACCATTATTTTTTATTTAAAAGAATTAGGATATCAATGTAAAGTTATAAAAAACGACGAATTTAAAAAAGTAAAAAATTTAGATAAATTTGATTTTACACATTTAATTATCTCTCCAGGTCCTAACTCCCCTAAAGAATCAAAATTAAGCCTTAAAGCTATTAAATATTTTAAAAAAAGTAAAAAAATTTTAGGAATTTGCTTGGGGCATCAATGTATTGCTAAAGCTTTTAAGGGAGAGGTAAAAAAAATGAATAACCCTATCCATGGTAAAACTTCAACTCTTATTTTTAAAAAAGACCCACTTTTTAAAGGTGTAAAAAAAAATATTAAAATTTGCCAATATCATTCCTTGCATATAAGCAAAATGCCTAAAAAATGTAAAATTTTAGCCAAAAATTCTCAAGACATTATCATGGCAATTAAACATAAAAAATATAGTATTTATGGCATACAATTTCATCCTGAAGCTATTTTAAGTCAACAGGGTAAAAAAATACTACGTAATTTTATGAAAATTTGTTAG
- a CDS encoding bifunctional chorismate-binding protein/class IV aminotransferase — translation MNAENFAVFGKYLYYDLKYILRAYNQKQSKKYFNFVEKYKEKFYFIVLADYEFYKYLYNADFKSKEAYLVFFAYKKRKKFSSLVIDENRFLPSFCDELNFQNYKENFLKVKEAIAKGQSYQVNLTQNFHFNTLLDSYYLFNLLLKKQNTQFKAYIKDKNREILSFSPELFFKTKNNTIITKPMKGTIKRDKDPKKDKENKFFLKNDIKNLSENVMIADLLRNDLSKLIKKQSMKVKLFKIQSYPTLHQMTSIIKGSLKKNINYYKIFKALFPCGSITGAPKLETIKLIEKLEKRKRGIYCGSIGLIHKNKSKFSVAIRTLEKRENYQYSVGGGLVWDSDLNNEFDELKLKSEFLMPKDFFLFETMYYKNGKILFFKQHLQRILNSAIKFGFNTQILLKEFDKILQEKANINEFLNLNIHKLNKKLFSKEHNLFYTSHFKSKHKQAIIKLILEKNGNYHISYSHIKNNINNTLLLSKEKLNSKSDFLYHKSSIRTLYINKEELWKNDSCYDIAFFNEKNELCEGTRSNILINKNGKFYTPALNSGLLNGIYRSFLVQLGYVQEKNIYKKDLIEADEIYCINSVRGLKKVILE, via the coding sequence GTGAACGCTGAAAATTTTGCAGTTTTTGGAAAATATTTATATTATGATTTAAAATACATTTTAAGAGCTTATAATCAAAAACAAAGTAAAAAATATTTTAATTTTGTGGAAAAATATAAAGAAAAATTTTATTTTATAGTTCTTGCTGATTATGAATTTTATAAATACTTATATAATGCAGATTTTAAAAGCAAAGAAGCTTATTTGGTATTTTTTGCTTATAAGAAAAGGAAGAAATTCTCTTCTTTGGTTATTGATGAGAATAGATTTTTACCCTCTTTTTGTGATGAATTAAATTTTCAAAACTATAAAGAAAATTTCTTAAAAGTTAAAGAGGCAATTGCTAAGGGTCAAAGTTATCAAGTTAACCTTACTCAAAATTTTCATTTTAATACCTTGCTTGATAGTTATTATTTATTTAATCTTTTATTAAAAAAACAAAATACACAATTTAAGGCTTATATTAAAGATAAAAACCGAGAGATTTTATCTTTTTCTCCAGAATTATTTTTCAAAACTAAAAATAATACAATTATTACAAAACCTATGAAAGGAACAATAAAACGGGATAAAGATCCAAAAAAAGATAAAGAAAATAAATTTTTCTTAAAAAATGATATTAAAAATTTAAGTGAAAATGTAATGATTGCAGATCTTTTAAGAAATGATCTTTCCAAGCTTATTAAAAAACAAAGTATGAAAGTAAAACTTTTTAAGATACAAAGTTACCCTACTTTACATCAAATGACTTCCATAATCAAAGGTTCATTAAAAAAAAATATAAATTATTATAAAATTTTTAAAGCTCTTTTTCCTTGTGGATCCATCACCGGCGCCCCTAAACTTGAAACCATAAAACTTATCGAAAAACTTGAAAAAAGAAAACGCGGAATTTATTGTGGCTCTATAGGACTTATACATAAAAATAAAAGTAAATTTAGTGTTGCAATACGCACTTTGGAAAAAAGAGAGAATTATCAATATAGTGTGGGCGGTGGATTGGTTTGGGATTCTGATTTAAATAATGAATTTGACGAATTAAAATTAAAATCTGAATTTTTAATGCCTAAAGATTTTTTTCTTTTTGAAACCATGTATTATAAAAATGGTAAAATTTTATTTTTCAAGCAACATTTGCAAAGAATTTTAAATTCAGCTATAAAGTTTGGTTTTAATACGCAAATTTTACTTAAGGAATTTGATAAAATATTGCAAGAAAAAGCTAATATAAATGAATTTTTAAACCTAAATATTCATAAATTAAATAAAAAGCTTTTTTCAAAGGAGCATAATTTATTTTATACTAGTCACTTTAAATCTAAACATAAGCAAGCCATTATAAAACTTATTTTAGAAAAAAATGGAAACTATCATATTTCTTATAGTCATATAAAAAATAATATAAATAATACCCTACTTTTAAGCAAGGAAAAATTAAACTCAAAAAGCGATTTTTTATACCATAAAAGCTCTATAAGAACTTTATATATAAATAAAGAAGAATTATGGAAAAATGATTCATGTTATGATATAGCGTTTTTTAATGAAAAAAATGAACTTTGTGAAGGAACAAGAAGCAATATACTTATAAATAAAAATGGAAAATTTTATACACCCGCTTTAAATAGTGGCTTATTAAATGGAATTTATCGTTCTTTTTTAGTGCAATTGGGTTATGTGCAAGAAAAAAATATTTATAAAAAAGATTTAATAGAAGCAGATGAAATTTATTGTATTAATTCTGTTAGAGGCTTAAAAAAGGTTATTTTAGAATGA
- a CDS encoding tyrosine-type recombinase/integrase, translating to MKYPLDCEENFEKSFLFWLAKYVKFKLNSLSNKELKNPEVLAKINFSLTKGVTNIEELDALAKKARNIGLSGVNTYFNPLKKLFEYLKFYKLHSLKQIDEELIVEILASITGSLSDASKKNHRIAVINFFDFLDKQNEEDNKSHIFDINLKNWAGITGSKGVKLPEFMSEEEVKKFLDAIENADFKNNTIRNQLIIKIIIFTGIRVSEAINIKMGDISEENDLYLIRIRSKGNKYRIVMIKKELIEHLLKNVQINYMSKDTLLFVNKKGTPLTQSYISRIVEQLLFRAGIRKQKNGAHMLRHTFATLLYKKQKDLVLVQEALGHASLNTSRIYTHFDNDKLKLAAQVAKEISER from the coding sequence ATGAAATATCCTTTAGATTGTGAAGAAAATTTTGAAAAATCTTTTTTATTTTGGTTAGCTAAATATGTGAAATTTAAACTTAATTCTCTTTCAAATAAAGAGTTAAAAAATCCAGAAGTTTTAGCAAAAATTAATTTCTCGCTTACCAAAGGTGTTACAAATATAGAAGAATTAGATGCTTTGGCTAAAAAAGCAAGAAATATAGGCTTAAGTGGAGTTAATACTTATTTTAATCCTTTAAAAAAACTTTTTGAATATTTAAAATTTTATAAACTTCACTCCTTAAAACAAATAGATGAAGAGTTAATTGTTGAAATTCTAGCTAGTATCACAGGATCTTTATCTGATGCAAGCAAAAAAAATCACCGAATTGCCGTGATTAATTTTTTTGATTTTTTAGATAAACAAAATGAAGAAGATAATAAATCTCATATTTTTGATATTAATCTTAAAAATTGGGCAGGAATTACCGGTTCTAAAGGTGTAAAACTTCCTGAATTTATGAGCGAAGAAGAAGTTAAAAAATTTCTTGATGCAATAGAAAATGCTGATTTTAAAAATAACACCATACGCAATCAACTTATTATAAAAATTATCATTTTTACAGGAATTCGTGTCAGCGAAGCTATTAATATAAAAATGGGTGATATTAGCGAAGAAAATGATCTTTATCTTATAAGAATAAGATCAAAAGGCAATAAATATCGTATTGTTATGATTAAAAAAGAACTTATAGAACATTTACTTAAAAATGTCCAAATTAATTATATGAGCAAAGATACCTTGCTTTTTGTTAATAAAAAAGGTACTCCCCTAACCCAATCTTATATTAGTCGCATTGTTGAACAACTTCTATTTCGTGCAGGAATTCGCAAACAAAAAAATGGAGCACACATGTTACGTCATACCTTTGCTACCTTACTTTATAAAAAGCAAAAAGATTTAGTTTTGGTACAAGAAGCTTTAGGCCATGCCAGTTTAAACACTTCAAGAATTTATACTCATTTTGATAATGATAAATTAAAACTTGCTGCACAAGTAGCAAAGGAAATTAGTGAACGCTGA
- a CDS encoding c-type cytochrome, with product MKKKISVALALLLFGSCAFALDQKLEKTKSATGINLPKAKWILPEALNEDGTIDESKMPKDSKYAQMVIFGNKILNETSKYTGPQAKDPKKRFAGNNLSCSSCHAAAGSVPNQAGFVGIWGRFPQYNARADKVITLADRINGCYERSMNGKRMPENSPEMKAMLTYMQWLSQGVPVGAKIEGQSLKKIDYLTRAADPKKGKKIYMDKCAVCHQENGQGLKNEDTKGAYYIYPPLWGKDSYNTGAGMYRLIKAASYIKENMPQGDPNLTLEESYDVAAYMNSQTRPIKPHRDQDFPDRKVKPLDMDVGPYDDSFSTTQHRYGPYKPMLKK from the coding sequence ATGAAAAAGAAAATTTCTGTAGCTTTGGCACTATTATTATTTGGAAGTTGTGCATTTGCACTTGATCAAAAATTAGAAAAAACTAAAAGTGCTACAGGTATTAATTTACCTAAAGCCAAATGGATTTTACCTGAAGCATTAAATGAAGATGGTACAATCGATGAAAGTAAAATGCCAAAAGATTCTAAATATGCTCAAATGGTAATTTTTGGTAATAAAATTCTTAATGAAACTAGCAAATATACTGGACCTCAAGCAAAAGATCCAAAGAAAAGATTTGCCGGAAATAATCTATCTTGCTCTAGCTGTCATGCAGCAGCTGGGAGTGTTCCAAATCAAGCGGGTTTTGTAGGGATTTGGGGGAGATTTCCACAATATAATGCAAGAGCGGATAAAGTTATTACTTTAGCTGATAGGATTAATGGTTGCTATGAAAGATCTATGAATGGTAAACGTATGCCAGAAAATTCTCCAGAAATGAAAGCAATGCTTACTTATATGCAATGGTTATCTCAAGGTGTTCCAGTAGGAGCTAAAATCGAAGGACAAAGTCTTAAAAAAATAGATTATCTTACAAGAGCGGCAGATCCAAAAAAAGGCAAAAAAATTTACATGGATAAATGTGCAGTTTGTCACCAAGAAAATGGTCAAGGTTTAAAAAATGAAGATACCAAAGGAGCTTATTATATCTATCCACCATTATGGGGAAAAGATAGCTATAATACAGGAGCTGGAATGTATCGTTTGATTAAAGCAGCTTCTTACATTAAGGAAAATATGCCTCAAGGAGATCCTAATTTAACTCTTGAAGAATCTTATGATGTAGCTGCTTATATGAATTCTCAAACTCGTCCTATAAAACCACATAGAGATCAAGATTTTCCAGATAGAAAAGTAAAACCTTTAGATATGGATGTTGGACCTTACGATGATAGCTTTTCTACGACACAACATCGCTATGGACCTTACAAACCAATGTTAAAAAAATAA
- a CDS encoding DHH family phosphoesterase, with translation MKIYHLSHTDLDGYACQFITHFYFKNVKFYNSNYGKEINDNFNAILSDIEKDENFEKAIILITDLNLSLSQCEEFGKICQEKKIKIFLLDHHQSGEECAKKYSWYLLDSKRSATKITYDFFSKICHTNLELSRFVNVVNAVDIWLNTDRNFELGKVFLGLVANAKEINRVMFKEIQVYYIFFLFERAIKFIGKENSHILLENAIHFIKKDFFMKNYDDTLANLISSFVVEKLGELKDKFTIEYEGHKGILTINIGNTSIIGNDFLIKNPDYDFFIDVSSRKTLSFRANGKIDVSLMAKKLVNGGGHKNASGGLFSAYKDSPNYSYIKAQILDLIKSKELTKENKDVQTKELK, from the coding sequence ATGAAAATTTATCATCTTTCACATACAGATCTTGATGGCTATGCTTGCCAATTTATTACTCATTTTTATTTTAAAAATGTAAAATTTTATAATTCAAACTACGGAAAAGAAATTAATGATAATTTTAATGCTATTTTAAGCGATATCGAAAAAGATGAAAATTTTGAAAAAGCAATTATTTTGATTACAGATTTAAATTTAAGTCTTTCTCAGTGTGAAGAATTTGGCAAAATATGTCAAGAAAAAAAAATTAAAATTTTTTTGCTTGATCATCACCAAAGTGGAGAAGAATGCGCAAAAAAATATTCTTGGTATTTATTAGATTCAAAAAGATCGGCCACTAAAATCACTTATGATTTTTTCTCTAAAATTTGCCATACAAATTTAGAACTTTCTCGTTTTGTTAATGTTGTGAATGCTGTTGATATTTGGCTAAATACTGATAGAAATTTTGAACTTGGTAAAGTTTTTTTGGGTTTAGTTGCTAACGCTAAAGAAATCAATCGAGTGATGTTTAAAGAAATACAAGTTTATTATATTTTTTTTCTTTTTGAAAGAGCTATTAAATTTATAGGAAAAGAAAATTCTCATATTTTACTTGAAAATGCTATTCACTTTATTAAAAAAGATTTTTTTATGAAAAATTATGATGATACGCTTGCTAATTTAATTTCTAGTTTTGTTGTTGAAAAGCTAGGAGAATTAAAAGATAAATTTACTATAGAATACGAAGGGCACAAGGGAATTTTAACCATTAATATAGGAAATACTTCCATCATTGGAAATGATTTTTTAATCAAAAATCCAGATTATGATTTTTTTATAGATGTTAGTTCAAGAAAAACATTAAGTTTTAGAGCAAATGGTAAGATTGATGTTAGTTTAATGGCTAAAAAATTAGTTAATGGAGGAGGGCATAAAAATGCAAGCGGTGGTTTATTTTCAGCCTATAAAGATAGCCCAAATTATTCTTATATCAAAGCTCAAATTCTTGATCTTATTAAAAGCAAAGAATTAACAAAGGAAAATAAAGATGTCCAGACAAAAGAACTTAAATGA